CTATCTGGACAAAGACAAGTTTCAGGAAGTCATGCAGATTTGCTACAATGAAAAAATTCCGTTCGAAACAGCGGAGCGGATGTTGTTTCCCTACACCCACGAAGAGGCCGGGGCGCTGGTGTTAAAAAAGTGGAACTTCCCCGAACAGATGATTAAAGCGGTCATGGCGCACCATGACCTTGACCTGGCAGATGACGAAGACCCCTATCTGATCAATCTCTCCAACGTAGTCAGCCTTTCAAGCCTGTTCTGCCATCGCTACGGGATCGGCACACTGGTCGCAGAAGAGGATCTGGATGTCGCTGCCAGCGCTCCCGCCGTCCGCCTGGGATTAAACGAAGAACGGATTGCAACCCTGCTGGAACGCTTTATTGAAACCTACACCAAGGATCAGTCGTTCTTTAGTTAGCCGGCCAGTGTCATTCATCGCTTTCAAGATGCTCAAGAATAGACTTGCGGTAGGTTCCCTCGGATCGTTGGCGCGCCTCCTCAGAAATATCCACCGTATCGTTCTCTTCCTCATCGCCGCCGGCATGTGCCGTGTCAGCATAAAGACGCCGCAAGCGTTCCTGTGTCGTACTGCGACGGCGCTCAACCCCGTCTGTCTTCACAACTCCCTGTATCGGTTCCGTCATTATGCCACCCCGCGCAACGTAGTTGATTTTGTTGCTCAGAAATTGGTATAAAGTTAATTATGAATTTTACCAGACTACGAGTACGCAGACCATGATTCGTCCTATTCTCGCTTTTCCCGACCCGCTTCTCAAGCAAAAATCCGCCCCGGTCACCATCATAACCGATGAGATTATCCAGCTGGCCAGAGACATGGCTGAAACCATGTATGACGCCCCTGGCGTCGGCCTGGCAGCACCTCAGATCGGGGTCCTGCAACGGGTGATCGTGATTGATGTAGCTGCCAAAAACGAGCCTCCCCAGCTGATTACCGCCATCAACCCGGTTGTCATCCATGGCGAGGGAGAAACCTACGAAGAAGAAGGCTGCCTGTCAGTCCCTGATTTCTCGGCCAACGTCAAGCGGCATGAACGGGTGGTGGTCAAAGGGCTTTCCCTGGAGGGACAGGAACGGATCTGGCATGCCGATGGACTACTGGCGGTGGCCTTTCAGCACGAGATCGACCACCTGGATGGGATTCTGTTCGTGGATCGGCTCTCGCCGCTCAAGCGGGATCTGTTCGTCAAAAAATGCAAGAAACGGAGCGCCCAATGACCGGCTGGCGGATCATCTTTATGGGCACGCCGGAGTTTGCCTGCCCCACTCTGCAGACCCTGCTTGACCGTACTGAAAACGTAGTAGCGGTCTTTACCCAGCCTGACCGCCCCAAGGGGCGCGGCCAGAAGCTGCAACCGCCGCCGGTCAAGGAACTGGCGCTACGGCACGGGATTCCGGTCCATCAGCCTCCCAAGGTGCGGACGCCGGAGGTCATCGAGCAGATTCGTGCGCTGCAGCCCGACCTGATTGTCGTGATTGCCTTTGGCCAGATCCTGCCCAAAGCACTGCTGGAGATCCCGCCGCAGGGCTGCGTCAATGTCCACGCCTCGCTGTTGCCGCGCTACCGTGGCGCTGCACCGCTCAACTGGTGCATTGTCAATGGCGAGACCGAGACCGGCGTCACCACCATGCTGA
Above is a window of Trichlorobacter lovleyi SZ DNA encoding:
- the def gene encoding peptide deformylase; protein product: MIRPILAFPDPLLKQKSAPVTIITDEIIQLARDMAETMYDAPGVGLAAPQIGVLQRVIVIDVAAKNEPPQLITAINPVVIHGEGETYEEEGCLSVPDFSANVKRHERVVVKGLSLEGQERIWHADGLLAVAFQHEIDHLDGILFVDRLSPLKRDLFVKKCKKRSAQ